A region from the Manihot esculenta cultivar AM560-2 chromosome 13, M.esculenta_v8, whole genome shotgun sequence genome encodes:
- the LOC110629300 gene encoding B3 domain-containing transcription factor VRN1 isoform X2, producing the protein MASSCSERHDGSLFQSEKIFFFKIILEDTVRDKKLAIPRSFVKKYGNALSNRAILRIPDGVSWKMELFKGSDVWLSEGWQEFADYYYVKLAHLLLFKYEGDSQFSVVIFSKTAVEIDYPLRSTHQDFKFQNLKREETEDGVSDEAMDVHSPSPTRSHQEREQPSERPYHNEKTLQRASAFKSKNPLMVITMRPSYVPPAGSKMNLPERFCRKYLLTSEDYVVHLVSGGKIWPAGYAHDEEGRARSTGGKITFEVHIFRVAEDGASDSSLGKLQRHEKPPPCSIFPPPPSQSARKIVSKNPFFSVVMQESYLHLYLHIPAGFARRHLKHWKKNTITLQVEDRSWIATLKNFDSCSRITGGWAHFARENFLKVGDVCKLELIDRKKMVLKVSISRSEN; encoded by the exons ATGGCTTCTTCTTGTTCCGAAAGACATGATGGTTCCTTGTTTCAATCCGAGAAAATCTTTTTCTTCAAGATAATTCTTGAGGACACTGTAAGAGATAAGAAACTT GCGATTCCCAGAAGTTTTGTGAAAAAATATGGAAATGCTTTATCAAACCGAGCAATCCTTAGGATCCCAGATGGTGTCTCGTGGAAAATGGAGTTGTTCAAAGGTTCTGATGTTTGGTTGAGTGAAGGTTGGCAAGAATTTGCAGATTATTACTATGTGAAATTAGCACATTTGCTGCTTTTTAAGTATGAAGGAGATTCCCAGTTCTCTGTAGTCATTTTTAGTAAAACTGCTGTAGAGATTGATTATCCACTGAGAAGTACCCATCAAGATTTCAAATTTCAGAATCTCAAAAGGGAAGAAACCGAAGATGGCGTCTCTGATGAAGCCATGGATGTTCATTCTCCTAGCCCAACGAGAAGTCATCAGGAAAGGGAGCAGCCATCGGAAAGACCTTATCACAATGAGAAAACTCTTCAGAGAGCTTCAGCTTTCAAATCCAAAAATCCACTTATGGTGATCACCATGAGACCATCATATGTGCCCCCTGCTGGAAGTAAAATG AATCTACCTGAAAGATTTTGCCGGAAATATTTGCTTACAAGTGAAGATTACGTTGTCCACCTTGTTTCTGGTGGGAAAATTTGGCCGGCAGGCTATGCTCATGATGAGGAAGGACGAGCAAGA TCCACAGGTGGTAAAATTACATTTGAAGTTCATATTTTCAGAGTTGCTGAAGATGGAGCTTCTGATTCTTCACTAG GCAAGCTGCAGAGACATGAGAAGCCACCTCCATGCTCCATTTTTCCTCCACCACCATCTCAATCTGCCAGAAAAATTGTCTCCAAGAATCCATTCTTCAGTGTTGTTATGCAGGAATCTTATCTCCATCTATATTTG CATATTCCGGCAGGCTTTGCTAGAAGGCACTTGAAGCACTGGAAAAAGAATACTATTACTCTTCAGGTTGAAGACAGATCATGGATTGCTACGTTAAAGAACTTTGACTCATGCAGCAGAATTACTGGAGGCTGGGCTCATTTTGCGAGAGAAAATTTTCTGAAAGTGGGAGATGTTTGCAAACTTGAGCTGATTGACAGGAAAAAAATGGTTCTGAAAGTCTCCATCTCCAGGAGTGAGAATTAA
- the LOC110630522 gene encoding LOW QUALITY PROTEIN: demethylepipodophyllotoxin synthase-like (The sequence of the model RefSeq protein was modified relative to this genomic sequence to represent the inferred CDS: inserted 3 bases in 2 codons), with product MDPLKLLLTLIFTLFSLIFYIYFYHARRATSCCSVPQAGGAWPVIGHLHLFGGQQLTHRTLGAMADKYGPVFTIKLGSNRVLTVNSWEMARECFTSHDRVFSTRPSIAASKLLSYNFAMFGFAPYGSYWREMRKIAMIELLSAHRMDMLKHIRASEVETAIRELYKTWVGRSRKENGVLVDMKQWFGDLTHNVALRMVEGRRCFGPYADMEEGEARRCQKVIGDFGYLFGVFVLSDAIPFLGWLDFNGYEKSMKKTAKELEXLMEGWLKEHKRKRQFSGKEKEEQDFMDVMLNILEEAKISEFDADTINKATCLNLILAGSDTTMVTLTWALSLLLNNPHVLNKAQHELNLHIGRDXETGDINNLIYIEAIVKETVRLYPPTPILDLRAAMEDCTLSSGCQVPAGTRLMVNAWKIQRDERVWPNPDEFQPERFLTSAHKDIDLKAQSFKLIPFGSGRRSCPGISLALQVVHFILGSFLHCFEVAKPSSSEDVDMSESPGLTNLKATPLEAVLVPRLNSRLYGL from the exons ATGGATCCTCtcaaattattattaactttgATCTTTACCCTCTTTTCCCTTATATTCTATATCTACTTCTATCACGCAAGGAGAGCAACTAGCTGCTGCAGTGTGCCGCAGGCAGGTGGTGCTTGGCCTGTGATTGGCCACCTGCACCTCTTTGGTGGTCAGCAGCTAACTCACAGAACACTAGGGGCTATGGCCGATAAGTATGGACCTGTGTTCACTATAAAACTAGGTTCAAACAGAGTTTTAACTGTGAATAGTTGGGAAATGGCAAGGGAGTGTTTCACTTCACATGATAGAGTTTTCTCCACTAGACCAAGCATTGCAGCCTCAAAGTTGCTAAGCTATAACTTTGCCATGTTTGGCTTTGCCCCTTACGGTTCTTACTGGCGAGAGATGCGCAAAATAGCAATGATCGAGCTTCTGTCGGCCCATCGGATGGATATGCTGAAGCACATACGAGCTTCAGAAGTGGAAACTGCAATAAGGGAACTATATAAAACATGGGTTGGCAGAAGCAGAAAAGAAAATGGAGTCTTGGTGGATATGAAGCAGTGGTTTGGAGACTTGACACATAATGTTGCTTTGAGAATGGTAGAAGGGAGACGATGTTTTGGACCATATGCTGACATGGAGGAAGGAGAAGCACGAAGATGTCAGAAAGTGATAGGAGATTTTGGTTACCTGTTTGGGGTTTTTGTGTTGTCTGATGCAATACCATTTCTTGGTTGGTTAGATTTTAATGGATATGAGAAATCTATGAAGAAAACTGCTAAGGAATTGG TTCTCATGGAAGGTTGGCTGAAGGAACATAAACGAAAGCGACAGTTCAGTGGGAAGGAAAAGGAAGAACAAGATTTCATGGATGTGATGCTTAACATATTGGAAGAAGCGAAGATTTCAGAGTTTGATGCAGACACCATTAACAAGGCTACTTGCCTG aatttgatcTTAGCAGGAAGTGATACAACCATGGTCACTCTTACGTGGGCATTATCTTTATTGCTCAACAATCCTCATGTGCTCAACAAGGCTCAGCATGAACTAAACCTCCATATtggcagaga agagacagGCGATATAAATAACTTGATCTATATTGAAGCCATTGTCAAGGAAACGGTACGCCTTTATCCGCCAACTCCTATACTAGACCTTCGTGCTGCAATGGAGGACTGCACCCTCTCATCTGGCTGCCAAGTTCCGGCTGGCACACGCCTGATGGTAAATGCCTGGAAGATTCAACGTGATGAGCGAGTTTGGCCAAATCCTGATGAGTTCCAGCCTGAGAGATTCTTGACAAGTGCCCATAAGGATATAGACTTGAAGGCACAGAGTTTTAAACTCATCCCTTTTGGCTCAGGAAGAAGGTCTTGTCCTGGCATCTCACTAGCACTCCAAGTAGTTCATTTCATCCTGGGTAGTTTCTTGCATTGTTTTGAAGTTGCTAAGCCATCGTCAAGTGAAGATGTTGATATGAGTGAGAGCCCTGGCTTGACAAATTTAAAAGCAACACCACTTGAGGCTGTCCTTGTGCCTCGTCTTAATTCCAGGCTCTATGGATTGTAA
- the LOC110629300 gene encoding B3 domain-containing transcription factor VRN1 isoform X1 produces the protein MASSCSERHDGSLFQSEKIFFFKIILEDTVRDKKLAIPRSFVKKYGNALSNRAILRIPDGVSWKMELFKGSDVWLSEGWQEFADYYYVKLAHLLLFKYEGDSQFSVVIFSKTAVEIDYPLRSTHQDFKFQNLKREETEDGVSDEAMDVHSPSPTRSHQEREQPSERPYHNEKTLQRASAFKSKNPLMVITMRPSYVPPAGSKMNLPERFCRKYLLTSEDYVVHLVSGGKIWPAGYAHDEEGRARVRLQTGWKAFATDNHLEIGDVCVFELIKSTGGKITFEVHIFRVAEDGASDSSLGKLQRHEKPPPCSIFPPPPSQSARKIVSKNPFFSVVMQESYLHLYLHIPAGFARRHLKHWKKNTITLQVEDRSWIATLKNFDSCSRITGGWAHFARENFLKVGDVCKLELIDRKKMVLKVSISRSEN, from the exons ATGGCTTCTTCTTGTTCCGAAAGACATGATGGTTCCTTGTTTCAATCCGAGAAAATCTTTTTCTTCAAGATAATTCTTGAGGACACTGTAAGAGATAAGAAACTT GCGATTCCCAGAAGTTTTGTGAAAAAATATGGAAATGCTTTATCAAACCGAGCAATCCTTAGGATCCCAGATGGTGTCTCGTGGAAAATGGAGTTGTTCAAAGGTTCTGATGTTTGGTTGAGTGAAGGTTGGCAAGAATTTGCAGATTATTACTATGTGAAATTAGCACATTTGCTGCTTTTTAAGTATGAAGGAGATTCCCAGTTCTCTGTAGTCATTTTTAGTAAAACTGCTGTAGAGATTGATTATCCACTGAGAAGTACCCATCAAGATTTCAAATTTCAGAATCTCAAAAGGGAAGAAACCGAAGATGGCGTCTCTGATGAAGCCATGGATGTTCATTCTCCTAGCCCAACGAGAAGTCATCAGGAAAGGGAGCAGCCATCGGAAAGACCTTATCACAATGAGAAAACTCTTCAGAGAGCTTCAGCTTTCAAATCCAAAAATCCACTTATGGTGATCACCATGAGACCATCATATGTGCCCCCTGCTGGAAGTAAAATG AATCTACCTGAAAGATTTTGCCGGAAATATTTGCTTACAAGTGAAGATTACGTTGTCCACCTTGTTTCTGGTGGGAAAATTTGGCCGGCAGGCTATGCTCATGATGAGGAAGGACGAGCAAGAGTAAGACTTCAAACCGGTTGGAAAGCTTTTGCAACAGACAATCACTTGGAAATTGGTGATGTATGTGTGTTTGAATTGATCAAGTCCACAGGTGGTAAAATTACATTTGAAGTTCATATTTTCAGAGTTGCTGAAGATGGAGCTTCTGATTCTTCACTAG GCAAGCTGCAGAGACATGAGAAGCCACCTCCATGCTCCATTTTTCCTCCACCACCATCTCAATCTGCCAGAAAAATTGTCTCCAAGAATCCATTCTTCAGTGTTGTTATGCAGGAATCTTATCTCCATCTATATTTG CATATTCCGGCAGGCTTTGCTAGAAGGCACTTGAAGCACTGGAAAAAGAATACTATTACTCTTCAGGTTGAAGACAGATCATGGATTGCTACGTTAAAGAACTTTGACTCATGCAGCAGAATTACTGGAGGCTGGGCTCATTTTGCGAGAGAAAATTTTCTGAAAGTGGGAGATGTTTGCAAACTTGAGCTGATTGACAGGAAAAAAATGGTTCTGAAAGTCTCCATCTCCAGGAGTGAGAATTAA
- the LOC110630024 gene encoding protein root UVB sensitive 4, whose amino-acid sequence MQSTLYSPTNSRQFHFPWRPHHLKPISKKLKLSSPRAPTLTASLRTSINYEPEEGLNEGPRPILPVRLPVVIRHSGRVSRYSWDGSSLKLVSVDGGALSFCLDFEDGFRKIFRVSSLAVRNFFIPKQVPDNYMAYVKWKLLHRVFSSALQVLATQAMFRAIGIGYSRSLPSAAALNWVLKDGLGRLSRCIYTASLASAFDTNLKRVRFSTSVLFSLSIGVELLTPAFPQQFLLLATLANVAKQISLASYLATSSAIHRSFAVADNLGEVSAKAQIQTVCFDNLGLLIAALLNMLFKNNQRLLAGLPFVVYPIFSAIDLFGIYQGLKHVHLQTLTKDRLEIILNSWIELGHVLSPAEASKIEGIDFLRSKGKELWPIRIGCINTKDQVPKLSMMAMQSLSEKDFYFICMENSHRRLTRSKQQGILLCIREGAGTADVIMGLLQACYIRKALLLSRLGTILEDNEPEGSVLKEWTKLIEDSKGAAERDLSPLASQMLALGWAIKNILLSNEEQARYSFVDD is encoded by the exons ATGCAATCTACGTTATACTCACCCACTAATTCTCGCCAATTCCATTTTCCATGGAGACCCCATCATTTGAAACCCATCTCCAAGAAGCTCAAATTATCCTCACCCAGAGCCCCAACTCTTACCGCTTCACTCAGAACCTCCATCAATTACGAACCTGAAGAAGGTCTTAATGAGGGGCCGAGACCCATCTTGCCCGTGCGGCTACCGGTGGTGATTAGGCACTCCGGTAGGGTCTCCAGGTATTCGTGGGACGGGAGCAGCTTGAAATTGGTGAGTGTTGATGGCGGTGCGTTGTCTTTTTGTCTTGATTTCGAGGATGGGTTTCGTAAAATTTTTCGGGTTTCCAGTTTGGCTGTTAGGAATTTCTTTATTCCTAAGCAAGTCCCTGATAATTACATGGCTTACGTGAAATGGAAGCTCTTGCACCGCGTTTTTAGCTCCGCTTTACAGGTTCTTGCTACCCAG GCCATGTTTCGGGCTATAGGCATTGGTTATTCTCGTTCGCTTCCATCTGCAGCTGCTCTTAACTGGGTCTTGAAGGATGGACTTGGACGGCTGAGTAGGTGCATCTACACTGCTAGCTTGGCTTCTGCCTTTGATACCAATTTGAAG AGAGTTAGGTTCTCAACATCTGTTCTCTTCAGTTTAAGCATTGGAGTGGAGCTGCTGACTCCTGCATTTCCTCAACAGTTCTTGCTTCTTGCTACTTTAGCCAATGTTGCAAAACAAATAAGCCTGGCTTCCTACTTGGCAACTAGT TCCGCTATCCATAGAAGCTTTGCAGTAGCAGATAATCTTGGTGAAGTTTCAGCAAAAGCACAG ATACAAACGGTATGCTTCGATAATCTTGGCCTCTTGATTGCTGCACTTTTGAATATGCTGTTCAAGAACAATCAAAG ATTGCTTGCAGGGTTGCCTTTTGTTGTTTACCCTATTTTCTCAGCTATAGACCTTTTTGGAATATATCAAGGGCTTAAACATGTCCATCTGCAAACATTAACTAAG GATAGGCTTGAAATCATACTAAATTCATGGATTGAGTTAGGACATGTACTTTCACCTGCAGAAGCGAGTAAAATAGAAGGAATTGATTTTCTGCGCAGCAAAG GAAAAGAACTATGGCCCATTAGAATTGGGTGCATAAACACCAAGGATCAGGTACCTAAGTTGTCAATGATGGCAATGCAGTCTTTGAGTGAGAAGGATTTTTACTTCATATGCATGGAAAACTCTCACAGAAGATTGACAAGATCTAAGCAA CAAGGAATTCTTCTATGCATACGCGAGGGGGCTGGCACTGCAGATGTTATAATGGGTTTGTTGCAG GCCTGCTACATTCGGAAGGCTCTACTTCTTAGTAGGTTGGGAACTATTTTGGAGGATAATGAACCAGAAGGCTCCGTTCTGAAGGAGTGGACTAAATTGATTGAGGATAGCAAGGGAGCAGCAGAAAGAGATTTGTCCCCATTAGCTAGTCAAATGTTGGCACTGGGCTGGGCTATCAAGAATATATTACTGAGCAATGAGGAGCAGGCTAGATACAGTTTTGTAGATGATTGA
- the LOC110628970 gene encoding uncharacterized membrane protein At3g27390, whose translation MDVPVGFLNYFCYFIFFLPVFVVLFILGMIKGAIFSPFVFLVIAFGDTGIVIGLWPLHLVWSICCLLKTKKFGPYMKCLLILLVPIPIALWTAIGVAGSAIMGAGYGFVWPVMETFKAISKEGPILMKLIRCLTDGTWTCVWGAWTIVRDFADFSFHSYFSVMDGLVGSKDEEPIELKVAQIPGCILVAILGILVDVPVITLIVLYKAPILLFKGWHRLIQDLIGRAGPFLETVCVPFAGFWILLWPILVLLSILAGMISSFGFGCYAAVVAYQENSTKKGLLYVIASASVFDEYTNDLLYLQEGSCFPRPKYRERVSSSCSLHPLPAKRLQEQFGGARAGESFKRTSVEKANTLMTPVIWDSFFKAFEDIGKELLRDEAIGISDLDAWRNSKSNIINMGIPAYAFLECFLCSIKTSSSGFILRDNVEITSMNRPEGRVFDWLYEPMCIMREQIRSLNLNKNEELYFYKHCLYGGEPVRIEAWKNGGIPPEDKIRRAQLEGMSRRLQGFCLTLSRLPTSRRRFFEVVKAIEQCSKDLNSLAGGNNDIETAR comes from the exons ATGGATGTTCCTGTGGGATTCTTGAACTACTTTTGTTACTTTATCTTTTTTCTTCCAGTTTTTGTGGTTCTATTCATCCTTGGAATGATCAAAG GTGCTATTTTCAGCCCCTTTGTTTTCCTGGTCATTGCTTTTGGAGATACTGGCATTGTTATAGGTTTATGGCCACTTCATCTTGTTTGGAGCATCTGCTGCTTACTCAA AACAAAGAAATTTGGCCCATATATGAAGTGCCTCTTGATTTTACTAGTTCCAATACCAATAGCACTGTGGACTGCCATTGGAGTTGCTGGTAGTGCTATTATGGGTGCTGGATATGGTTTTGTTTGGCCTGTAATGGAGACATTTAAGGCTATCAGCAAGGAAGGTCCAATACTCATGAAGCTGATTAGATGCTTGACA GATGGCACCTGGACCTGTGTTTGGGGAGCATGGACTATTGTTCGTGATTTTGCAGATTTTTCCTTCCATTCGTACTTTTCTGTTATGGATGGGCTGGTCGGGTCAAAGGACGAGGAACCCATTGAGCTCAA GGTTGCTCAGATACCAGGTTGCATTCTAGTAGCAATTCTTGGGATTTTGGTTGATGTGCCTGTTATAACCTTAATAGTTCTGTATAAAGCACCAATATTACTGTTCAAAGGATGGCACCGGCTAATACAAGATCTTATTGGGAGGGCAGGCCCATTTTTGGAAACTGTTTGTGTTCCATTTGCTGGGTTTTGGATTCTGTTGTGGCCAATTTTGGTTCTGCTATCAATTTTGGCAGGCATGATTTCAAGTTTCGGGTTTGGCTGTTATGCTGCAGTTGTTGCATATCAG GAAAATTCTACTAAGAAGGGATTGCTTTATGTGATTGCTTCTGCATCTGTATTTGATGAGTACACCAATGATTTGCTGTACCTGCAAGAAGGTTCTTGTTTCCCAAG ACCTAAATATCGTGAACGAGTTAGTTCCAGTTGTTCACTGCATCCACTTCCAGCAAAGAGACTGCAGGAACAGTTTGGTGGTGCTCGTGCTGGTGAATCATTTAAAAGAACTTCTGTTGAGAAAGCTAATACACTGATGACTCCAGTG ATATGGGATAGCTTCTTTAAAGCATTTGAAGATATTGGTAAAGAGCTTCTTAGAGATGAAGCAATAGGAATTTCAGATCTAGACGCCTGGAGAAACTCAAAATCAAATATTATCAACATGGGAATTCCTGCATATGCATTTCTTGAGTGCTTCCTCTGCTCCATTAAGACTAGCTCCAGTGGCTTCATCCTCC GCGATAATGTTGAGATAACAAGTATGAATAGACCTGAAGGCCGTGTTTTCGATTGGCTGTACGAGCCAATGTGTATCATGAGAGAGCAGATTAGGAGTCTAAATTTAAACAAAAATGAGGAGTTGTACTTCTATAAACACTGCCTCTATGGAGGTGAACCTGTAAGAATCGAAGCTTGGAAGAATGGTGGTATCCCTCCAGAAGATAAGATTAGAAGAGCTCAGTTGGAGGGTATGAGTAGAAG GCTGCAAGGCTTTTGTTTGACACTGTCAAGGCTGCCAACTTCTAGACGTCGCTTCTTTGAGGTAGTGAAAGCTATTGAGCAGTGCTCGAAGGACTTGAACAGCCTTGCAGGTGGAAACAATGATATAGAGACAGCCAGATAG
- the LOC110630513 gene encoding putative B3 domain-containing protein At5g66980: MVKSPTNLPSSLEFFKVFLSGISSQQLSLPPAFVMQLNGFALKNATLKDHTGMMWNVQLEKTENDLIIKKGWQEFASHHSLVDADFLVFKYDGNSQFSVKLYGKNGLKKENTLPSKVSSTHMDESETEEEKNRSPSTGGCKLKYSEMTSKENGRQGRYGGSSKAAGSSGRRQYKFRQAAGSSRERRRELRQNTVAKNEKCKLGRAYVTPENPHFVTIMTRSTQYTVHIHKSVVKAHNIKLQEKVTLRDENGQLWPVKIIFRDDGRIGISEGWFNFRVKHKLAIKDMCVFEFMPREDNICNLIQVHTVQRNGEFDKKQAQPNTHVQSNE, encoded by the exons ATGGTGAAATCTCCCACAAATCTTCCCTCTTCCCTTGAGTTCTTCAAAGTTTTCCTCTCCGGCATCAGCTCTCAGCAACtg AGCTTACCTCCGGCTTTTGTCATGCAATTGAATGGATTTGCACTGAAAAATGCTACTCTAAAAGATCATACTGGAATGATGTGGAATGTCCAATTAGAAAAGACTGAAAACGACTTGATTATTAAAAAAGGTTGGCAAGAATTTGCAAGTCATCACTCTTTAGTTGATGCAGATTTTCTAGTTTTCAAGTATGATGGGAATTCTCAATTTTCCGTCAAATTATATGGTAAAAATGGGTTGAAGAAGGAAAACACTCTTCCTAGTAAAGTGTCCAGCACTCATATGGATGAATCAGaaacagaagaagagaagaatagGAGCCCCTCTACTGGTGGCTGCAAGCTGAAGTACTCAGAAATGACATCCAAAGAAAATGGAAGACAAG GTCGATATGGAGGAAGTAGCAAAGCTGCAGGTTCATCTGGAAGACGTCAATACAAGTTCAGACAGGCTGCAGGTTCATctagagaaagaagaagagaattaaGACAGAATACAGTTGCAAAAAATGAGAAATGCAAGTTGGGTAGAGCTTATGTTACCCCAGAAAATCCACATTTTGTGACAATTATGACTCGGTCAACACAATACACTGTG CATATTCACAAGTCAGTGGTGAAAGCACACAACATTAAGTTGCAGGAAAAGGTGACACTTCGTGATGAGAATGGTCAGTTATGGCCTGTGAAAATCATTTTCAGAGATGATGGTCGGATTGGTATTTCTGAAGGCTGGTTTAATTTCCGTGTGAAGCACAAATTGGCAATCAAGGACATGtgtgtttttgagtttatgcccAGAGAAGATAACATTTGCAATCTAATTCAAGTGCATACTGTTCAAAGAAATGGTGAATTTGATAAGAAACAAGCTCAACCCAACACGCACGTCCAGTCGAATGAGTAA